The nucleotide sequence GGGGTGTGGCTCAAGCggcaggccgcgcaagcgtggtctcgggcaacatggccgaggagcacggcgcaggcgggctacgGCCGAGGGGTGTGGCTCGGGtgacaggccgcgcaggcgtggtctcgggcaacatggctgagaagcacggcgcaggcgggctacgGCCGAGGGGTATGGCTCGGGtgacaggccgcgcaggcgtggtctcggcaacatggccgaggagcacgacgcaggcgggctgcggccgaggggtgTAGCTCGGGCGGCAGGTCGCGCAGGCAAGGACTCGGGCAacatggccgaggagcacgacgcaagcgggctgcggccgaggggtgTTGCTCGGGCGGTAGGTCGCGCAAgtgcggtctcgggcaacatgcggccgaggagcacggcgcaagtGAGCTGCGGCCGAGGGATTTAAATACAAAGGGGTTAGACTGGGGCTAACCGCGAGCCGAGAGGCGGTCAGGTAGATACTGCGCCTTCGCTTGGAAGAGACTAAggctatccgatgtagtcctcgtgaaaagaaATCTAGGCCCTGCCTTAGTCTCTTCCAAGCGAAGGCGCAACATCGGATAGCCACCGCGGGTTCTTGACCTCTTCTATGGAGACTGCTGTTGAAGGTTgtcccttctcctcacggccACCCAGGCCTCCAccgcgatgtaccggttagcccgctggaccatctctggcaccgtggtgggagGTTGCTCAGCGAGgaaccagaggaatctggaaggtcgcaggcctatcataaacgcctgcactaacagagataGGTGAGTGTCCGGCAAACCCCAGATTTGTGTGGCAAAGCGATAtacaaaatgtgagaggggctcgtcctctctttgtttgagtccgatAAGCAGTGCCACGGACGGTTTCGGCCGGGTGTAGGccaagaagttaagctcgaagtccTTGATGAGCTGGTCTAAGGAGGCGATAGTCCCGGTCTTTAGGCTGCTGAACCACGTGCGGGTCGTCCCTCTCAGAGTggtgggaaacgccctgcacatcaaggcgtcagagGTTCCATACAGTGCCATTTGGGCACgaaaagcggctacgtggtccgccgggtcggtggCGCTGTCATATGCGTCCAGGGAGGGGAGCCGGAAGTTCGGGGGGACCGTCTGATCCTGTATCTCGGGTGTGAACGGAGATCCCTGATGTGCATCCTCTCCAAGCTCTCACTTGGACCTACAaacctctttctgcacctcgtcgagttgctggctgacgaagcgcaaTTGGGCCCGTAGGGAGTCCGAAGAgaatgcctcgggttccgggcggccGCTCGGGATTTCCAGTactcgatccccgagtggggccggtcggacccgaggcgaagtggggaacTCCGGAAGCGTCGTGTGGGCCCGAGCGGGCACCTTGTGTTGTCACAGTTGTTGGATTGCAAGCGAGTGCgccggatgagaaacgagcgggataatggtttgcaccatacccgtcagagctcggacttgaagaGCGAGGttctgaaaggcctcggatgataCGGGCGATGGGTCGGCTGCGGCTCCttcgggcggcgacaagcccgggtcgttgaatatccgCCAATATCGCTCTGAGGTcatggcggggtgttcgtcacgatgatctccgtgcgggggatgttcccccgaggctCCAATCGGGTGCGACTTCTCAACCGCGGGTTCATCTGAGCcactcgggtgatcacccgacatttcGGGCCccccttctagtgccaaaatgttgtgggaaacaactttgagccgtggcctcggggccgacgcggctcggttcgggtccggacgacgggggatCTTCCCGGGACGACCTTCGAGTCCGCTGAGGTGGCCGAGCGCGATGGTCCGATCGGAGCGAGGTCGCCATTTCCTCCGGACAAGAACTCCTCAACTGCGCGTCccgtggggaccttcggctttgcacctgcacaaaggtcgagtcgggaagctcgacccaacccctccgacgatcaagttagaagatAGTGGAGGGGGATTTCTTTAGCTCAGTTCCTTTcttgacgatcaagtcagatgaagtGAAGAGGTCTTTTTTGTGTGTGTTTCCTCCTCCCCCTTTCCGTTTAAAATGCGAggctatttatagggaagcttactgtttcctgaggtgcccgcttgcagggggcaggctggtagcgtctgacactggtgttggcgtggcgtgaaggaccgagcctgagcaggaCGTTAATGCATCTCGATCGGCGTTCTGGTctgtttgaccaggtgctgtcgggTCGATTGAAGCGTGAGGCATCATATGAGGCAACtaacgtcagcccgagtcttgtcgccattattatccttatcatgtatatatgtatatatttatatatgaatatatgtatatatgtatatatgtatatatgtatatatatatgtatatatgtatatatatatatatttatatatgtatatatgtatatatttatgtatatatgtatgtatatatgtatatatgtatgtatatatatacatacatatatacatatatatacatatatacatatatatacatatatatatatatacatatacatatataaatatacatatacatatacatatatatatatatatacatatacatatatatatacatatacatatatatatacatatatatatatatatatacatataaatatacatatacatatatatatacatatatatatatacatatatatatatacatatatatatacatatacatatatatatacatatatatatatatatatacatataaatatacatatacatatatatatacatatatatatatacatatatatatatacatatatatatacatacatatatatatatatatacatatatatatatacatatatatatatatacatatatacatatatatacatatatacatatatatacatatatatatatatacatatatatatatatatacatacatatatatgtatatgtatatatatatatatgtatatatatatatatatatgtatatatatatatatatgtatatatatatatatatgtatatatatatatgtatatatatgtatatatatatatatatgtatatatatatatatatatatatatatatatatatatgtatatatatatacatatatatatatatatatatatatatatatagtattttatTGAACGGTGGAAGGAAACATTTGAAACTTGCACCCCTAAAATACTCAAAAGATATATTGTTATTTATATCCatttccaaaagaaaaaaaaaagagactgtcaaataattatgatataaaatctaatttaatcGCGATGAATTATATAGTATAGATTCCCACGGTCACTTCTTCTTCTCATCCAAACTTTGGGAGCACATCTTTAATCATCTCTTTCGCAAGAGCTTTGTATGTTGCCTCTGATGGATGAACAGAGTCCCAGAACATGAAAGAAGAAGGAGCCGAGCACACCGGCGTCATCGCATTGCACAACGGACCCATCTCCACCGTCCCAGTCCCGCAGCACCCCAACGTCGTCGACTCAAAACCTATGGCATCATATCATCAAGGAAGAAGGTGGAAGATAACGAGGACGTCCGTTCTTGAAGGCCAAAAAAGGGTTTCTTACCGTATCTTTTAGGGTTATGGATCATGTTGATCAGTGGGGTGTAGATGTCCACGTACACGAACTTGCCTTCGACGAGCGAAGCACTCAGGGCGTTGATGGAGTGTTTGAACAGGGAGTTGTATGCGGCGGCGTCGTTGTTCTGCGCCACCACGCAGCTTCGTTGTGTCGCGTGGTTGATGGGCACCATTGCGTTCAGAGTGATCTGCAGAGGAAGGCATCCCAGTGGTGGAAGCCCGGAGATGGCAAACTTCCGACCACCTCTGTGATATATTTCCTGCATTGATCATATTGCTACAGTAATCCTTTGCATGTGCATGAAACGTACGTGAGAGAAAGCAATGGAGTACCTCAACCACAGAACGAAGCTTGCCGATGAGGAAACGGCTGTAATCAGTCTTCGAATACGTCCAGCTTCTGATGGGAGAAATGTAGTAGTTAATCATCCAGTCATTAGAGCCTGCGCCGATGACGAACAGGGCACCGCCGATGATCTCCTGCGCCTTATCCTTCCCGAGAGCAGCTGTTAGCCTCTTCGTGTACGCCGCGAAGTTTCTCAACTCTTCGGCCATGGTCATGACCTGCGACTGGCTCGCGGTCAGGTCGTCGAGGCCGGTGCCCGCGGAGGCGAAGCTGACTCCGGTGGCGATGTTGGAAAGGTCGAGGCGGTCGGCCTCAGAGTAAGGAGGGAGGAGGTCCTTGAGTCCCAGGGCGGAGACGATGAAGTCGGTAATCAGCCTGCCGTCGGAGAACCTCCCGGAGGGGAGATGGCCCGGGAGCTCGCGGCCGTAGGGGACGTGGTCGGCGCGGGCGATCGTGTGAAGCTGGTTGTTGTTGCCGGCATCGAGAGTCGAGTCGCCGAAGGCGAAGACAGCGGAGATGTTATGGCTGGTGGCGGCGAGAGGGtgcaagaggaggaagaagatggcaAAGAATAGAACTCTGTTCTCCATGGTTAATAAGCTATGTGTCCATGAATCAGAGCTGGTGCTGTATATATACACACGAAGAGGATGTAGCAAGACTTCCCTCAAAATAGTAACTCTAACAAGATCGGACTCCATTTCACGGAACAGCTGAACGATGGTAAGATGATGTTATCTTTAGAGAGAGATAATTGTGCTTTCtctctctttattttcttttctttgtgatcTGAATCTAAATAATGTTGGCGGTTTGACGTATAAGACAGACTAAATTGTTAGGAACTGTAGAGAGAAGAAGCGAAAGGAAGCAAGACGTCGAGAACGGCACACGATATATATGGTCTCTCCACGGTGTATGCCTCGGTCTGGGAGCGGGGCCCACTCAGACGAGCGTGTGGTGTAGGATGGGTGGGGAGGGTCTGGTGTGCTTTATGTATCTTGCGTAGAACGAGGCCCACTCAGACGAGGGTGTGGTGTATGGTGGGTGGGAGACGGTCGGGTGTGCTTTATGTATCTTGCATATCTATCATTTCAATATTTGAAATAGTTTTTGTTTACTCCTCTAAATTTCATTATAACATACAAATTCATACattttcatttaaattttatatattatccttgcgaattttgaaaaaaaatgttgCCTTGTACAATATATACATCCCACTAAATATTGAGACTCTATGAGTTACAAATATAAAAACCTAAGATAAATTAATATCTATGGTATCATAGTCAAGTAAAACGATTTTCACAGGGGTACCAATGTCAATTAaaatttcaataatttttttcctatatttttatatatattcagCTTCCATTTTATTTCTTGTGGAATGAGGATACTATTTATGTATATTAGGATAAATTCCATTGTCACCAAAGTGGATATATCCCCCAATTGTATTGACACCATTGATAATTTACAGTTATTGATTCTTGGTATtggattggaattaaaatgatttatTGCCCCATGCAACTTGTATTCATGTCTTCTTCTGTTTTCACCCAGTCATATTGTAATTGTACAAGCAGAGAGTTATTACATATTAATATCTGCACCATGTTTTGTGACATATTATATGTATTACTGAGAATTCATTGATATAATTAACAAGAATATTAGCATTATTCAATCTACTTTCCCACAAACATCAAGAACATCACCCTTTTTGCACATTAAGAACAAAGGGACAAGTGcatacaacaagcaaaggaacgaACACAAAGAATGATGATGATAAGGAGCAGAATGCAGCAGTTCCCTAGCTAGTTTGTGATCCTAGAAATGAGCTTGAATTCGGTCTATGGTCTTCTTGTCCATCTGAAAGGCTTTAGCGAGGATATTATCCGAGATGGCTGGTTTGGACCCGAAGACGGAATTGGCAATGGTGATCACCCCCGGCTTTTGGCTGCCGAGACCGGAGAGTGCGACGGCTTTCTTGGTGCCGTAGTTGAACTGAAAGTGGATAAGGCCTTGCGGTAACACAAACACATCACCCTCGTGAAGCACTTTGGTGACGAGCTTTTTGTCGGGGTTGGAGGTGCCGAAATCGACGTAGAGCGTGATCAAATGAGATTTAATGATAAAGTATGTTTGagttaattaaatataatatctatttatatatattagaagAGAGAATTTTTCATCAAATGATATTTCGTTGTgtagttgaaaaaatcttatctactataaTTCCCCCACAAGATTAAGCGCCTGTCAAGGATGTTGATCTTGGATGGATGAAATAAAAATAGTTTGCAtgtgagaggcttcgtgagtgagtctactagttgatcgGTTGTATGTACGTGAAAAACACatagttgatgtttgacaacttgatctcgcatgaaGTCAAAGTCGATgataatgtgtttcatgcgtgagtggaacactggattaatgcataagtaggtagctccaacattatcacaatatattataggagtaagggtggagttgacgttgagtttctTGAGCAGATTTGTAACTCAATTGAGTTCAGCAACAATGGTGGCGATGACATggtattcagctttagttgtagatCATACgattatcttttgcttcttagaacttcaaTTGATTAGATTAGCATCAAGAAAGACAACATACCCCAACatggatattctatcatcaaagttccctaccTAATCAACATCAACAAatgcatggagatgaagtggggCATGTTTACAAAGAAAGAGGCCATGATTGAGGATCCCTTTAAGATATAGTAAAACTCATTTGACCGCAGactaatgcgtagtagatggttgatgtatgaattataataatttattgactgcaaataagATATTGAGTAGAGTCGgtagtagggcttccatcacataatttgagtgattcactagtagagaggggagttgtaacctcttttgcATCTTGCATATTTGTCttcgataataaatcttgaatatattttctttgtgataggaagagatatgaagatgtaaatgtagcttctgttaggaacgagttggcactaagagaggggtgaattagtgcagcttgAAAatgtttcgtacgataaaaaccaaactCGTAAGATAAATTGAAATTCAATGCTTTTTCAtaagtgtaggcatagtaaaagcacagtaaggagtaaagacagtttgctacaaaagtaaattgcaagaaggaaaacacaaaccagattttatagtggctcgatcgtcgtgacctacatccactccaccgattcctcttccgtcgagaccaccggcatccactaatggtcttcctttaatagacgaagaccaactaccttttacaacttgattctccttttaccaggtttaggagataacccttacacccctacttactcctctctcaaactattctaatacttagaacttttgaaa is from Musa acuminata AAA Group cultivar baxijiao chromosome BXJ1-6, Cavendish_Baxijiao_AAA, whole genome shotgun sequence and encodes:
- the LOC135677502 gene encoding GDSL esterase/lipase At2g40250-like; translation: MENRVLFFAIFFLLLHPLAATSHNISAVFAFGDSTLDAGNNNQLHTIARADHVPYGRELPGHLPSGRFSDGRLITDFIVSALGLKDLLPPYSEADRLDLSNIATGVSFASAGTGLDDLTASQSQVMTMAEELRNFAAYTKRLTAALGKDKAQEIIGGALFVIGAGSNDWMINYYISPIRSWTYSKTDYSRFLIGKLRSVVEEIYHRGGRKFAISGLPPLGCLPLQITLNAMVPINHATQRSCVVAQNNDAAAYNSLFKHSINALSASLVEGKFVYVDIYTPLINMIHNPKRYGFESTTLGCCGTGTVEMGPLCNAMTPVCSAPSSFMFWDSVHPSEATYKALAKEMIKDVLPKFG